TCATGACCTGAAATCTTCAAACACACTGAAGTTACCTTTTTCTGTGCTATTTAAAGAATTCAgtcatacatttttttttatctttgtaaaCATACCtgttgaaatggaaatattatcACGAATTTTTGTAGTACCCGGacaacaaaattagaaaaaaatacatagtCTGGCAATACAACTAGAAACACGACAACattcagtttaaataaaaaactttaTTAACAATGTAAAACGTTTAATATCTTACAGTCTGAGATAATTCTGGCATGCCTTATTAGATCAGTACTTAGAGATATGCAGACACCATGCTTTGAATTCTACTGGCAACAAAATGGGTTGATGTTGTGTTTTACATTGTCTATTTTAATACACCTTCTTttgataaattatttattttttccaaaatcttgTAGATACACTATTGGCTTAAAAGGAAATCTGTTGCTTCTATGCATTATACAGTTTGTAGATATTATGATTTCTCTGTATTTACAAGTCCTAACTATTTTCATATATGGTTTGTGTATCAtaaattaagatatttttctATAAAGCTTTGAAGTTGAGATACGGTGGAAGACTAAATATGAATGAGAGCACGAAAAGCAACTGGAGATTTTGTACAAACTCTGTTACAATATTGTTTGAATGTCTTAGAACTTTAATAGTTTTGCTCTTAAATAGTTTCCTATGTTTAAAGATTGTGAGAGAATGATCAAATGTTCTTTTCCTATACTTAAAAACTGTTGAGTATGATTTTAATATGATACTAGTAAGAGTACTGTACTATGCACAAACTTTTAGCTCAGctcaaacacttaaaaaaaccctctaaaatTATCTATGAACCATAATTCATGTGTCTTGAGTGACTGAAAGTAAGCATGCAAAACATACTTCAAAAAGATTTAAATATGCTAGATCTATTCCACAGCCATTTTTGAACCACCGTAACTTAAAACTATTAAAACCCTTATTTGAAAAGGGGGATGGaccagaagacaaaaatgaatAGCCTAGTGTAGAAAATGTACTTTATAATCAAGATTAGCCACCTTCATCTTTTCAGTAGTCAAATAATAGTGGTTTAATCGAAGTTGTGATTTCCTTGGTGCTTCTGTGCTTAATCTTCTAACTTGAGACAAGACAACACAGTCCAAAGAATCTTCGCTTCCGTCTTCTTACCAGTGGATATGGAGTCAAGTTTAGGAGGCTGCTATCATCTGTGATGAAAACCCCCACATTTTAACACAAGCATGTACACATATGCAGAGATTACACAGGAAAGAGTTTATATAATTTACGCGTCCTAACAGCACCTatgtgatcacagaatcatttgttGGAGAAGATCTCTCAGATTGAGTCTAACCTCTAACTCATCACCACCACATCAACCagaccatagcactaagtgccagGTCCAGTCCTTTCAACACgtccaccacctccctgggcagtcattccaatgcctgacaactCTTTATGACGTGatagtgatgccatgaagattttttgccttttcttttatacccctgttatacctttttacaacttctgtattcttagtgttttttgcctacattcttggacttgtttgtcaagctaagagactaaacattttagaagctttgtagctggggatcagtgtgccccagaccccaaggtcctctctagaacacattctgtaaaccaagatagaaccatccaggggaaggttccttggggaggggggctcacttgagcctctcattggggaatctttgatagatatgctaattagtaaaacctataatatTATACCTGATCTTTGGGGGCAGACTTGGCGGGGTGCATTTCGATGCATATGAactggacatgtgcacctaaggatccttaaaataaattccaaggtaaaatcccttttccccttctaaccgtgtatgactcttgattttaagaccaggaaaaggcatcaatagCTCCCATAGAGCAcagagcaaataaataaattttgcatttgaGAGTCTTACAGTGCTGGTTAACAGCATCTCCATAATAATTATGATTACCTGATCCTGGGGCACATCTCAGAGTTTTAAAACTCTGGGATGCTTCCTATCCTGCTGCACAGGGTGTCAGTGATTTTCTGGTCAGTGCTGAAGGGCAGTGTAGACACCAGGCAGCAAAGAAGAATTCTGTACACTTTTATCTCTGCTCTGAATTCAAGTTTCTCTGTGCTTTATATCCCCCCAATTTGTCTTTCCCTTCCTTATTTCCAGCATGCTCTTTTCTTCTAGACTAGGCGTAGACTTTTTGTCACTCTTCCAGTCTTTACAATGGTCTGTATCACAAGTGAtgccctttttcctttcaacaTAGTTTTCCATCAAGCCATCCTGCCATGAAGTCTTACTTGTATAAAGAATCCATTCACTCTATATTCATCTCTTAGCATATTATGATGAATGCTAGGCTGCTTAGTTACTCGGGATGAGATCTAGGACAAAATCAGCATATTTCATCAGCTGCCACTGCGCCAAGACTGCACCACATTAAGGAACACCCATTAtcaagaagaaatcaaaaagaaaaattattatctGTTTAATGCTGTTCTCATGAACAAAGAGAGTGCCTGTAGATGTGAAGTATTTAGCACACAACAAAATGAAGACCCATTGCTAAATACATGCATAGGATGGAGATCTTGCCCACCTGTGCATTTGTATCAGGTGCCTGATAGCTGTCTATGGCAAAAGCAGGCTCATGGCAGACTCAAAGCAAGTAGCTTTTCTGCAGAGTGAGTGTCAGGTCACAGAAGCTACAAGCCTTGTAGGGGTGAAGCAAACCCATCACTCAGAAGGATCCCTGTCATAGTCTATGCAATTTGCACCTTCATTACCTTTGAGAAAGAAGGACTCCTGACACTGGGAAGTAGTTGTGCTTCTGCCTTCATATCACCGGGAAAAGTTCATTATTTTATGTGTAGATACCCTATCTATAAAATTCCAGAATACCTCATGTGAAACTCAAGAGGCCAAAGATCACATACTAGATTCTGGCTCCACTGAATCAGCAGGGAAGAGATTTTGcctagatttttctttttgtagtcTCTCTTAAAGAACCCTAGATTTTTTTGTATCTAAAGGAAGGCAAACCCTttaattatcttaatttttcttatatGAAGAAATTCAAAACCTACCTTGATTTTTCAGTGGTAAAGGCATAGTCTCCCTGAGTTTACTTAAAAGGTTTTTCATTTCTCTCATATCTCTGTGGATACAACAGTTTAAAAAGATACAATGGAACAACAGTTGAAGACTGCATGGGGAGTAGCTCACAGTATAGCTTTATATGCTAAAACAGTGGagcaataaatacaaaaatccaTTCACAGCAAGCATTTGGTTTACATACATGTATCAGAAGATGCAtaccaaaaaaaaggcaataaaattaACAGGGGAGCACTTTTATGACAGTCTGATACTAGCTTTTCCTTGTTCAAATTTATGATCTATTCTGGCACTTgaatatttcatattaaaagCCTTTGGGGGCACAATGTGATCCTAGTGGCAGAACACACAATGTGTCTTAAAATTAGTATTAGCTAGTACTAATGTCAATTTCATAGCCCTTATCAGCATTTTGTAGCTTGTGCCATGAATGTGTTTCACTGTTCAGCAGAAAATTATAATACATGCAACTAACCCATGGTACTTAACACTacatattaaatgaaaattttaaaaacaaggctATCTGTCTCACCTGCCTTAGGAGGACTCTGGCATTAGATTTTCTGAAAGGCAGATGATGGAAAATATGATAATAACACATCATCTCCAAAAGCTAATTATATTTTGATATGTTTTGAAAGAGGCCAGAAGTTTCAAAATGGTTTCTGTTTTACACATTGATGGTAGACCTACAGGCTTGTAATGTCTTAATGCTTTCAGGATTTAAAACCAATACGGTCTTGCTTAATTCATCTACACATAAAATGGTTCTTAGAAATGCAGGAGCACAATTAGTAAAAAATTGCTCTGTTTTATTCTCCACACTGTGGCCTCTGTAGGACAGAACTTGGCTTTATGTAAATAAGCATGACAACAATTCTAATCTCTGCAGCAATTTAATATACAAAGCctcaaaatagtatttttttcaaagaaatattgGCCATCAGTATTACTCTCTAGtaaacagtttcatttttgtctttcaacTGCATAGTTAAGAGGGTAAGAGAACACCACTACAACAGACCTATAGATTACATTCCCCTCCCCTCCTAAAACTTCCGAATTTAAACCTATGGGCAGAACTAACTGAAATGAATTAGATTCTGTGTTTTTGATTTAGGAATGCAGAACTGGAGTCCGGCAGATTTCAGGTACAAAATCAGAAACTCTGTTAAATGTACCAGAAAAGGTAACAggttatttattttacttataCTTTTCATAGGAGTAACACTGGTTGTCAAATTAAAAGAGACTACATAAATTCTAGGAAGAAATTTGTTTAGGAATGAAGTGCTACACATAcctttcagtgttttcaataTCTGTGGAAACCTGCCATAGATGCTGTTGAATATCTGTT
This sequence is a window from Corvus moneduloides isolate bCorMon1 chromosome Z, bCorMon1.pri, whole genome shotgun sequence. Protein-coding genes within it:
- the RGS7BP gene encoding regulator of G-protein signaling 7-binding protein isoform X2 gives rise to the protein MYTTEMLKSICLLGSLQFHQKGKEPCGPPKILDTKVEESSEVPILEDTSLSPTDIQQHLWQVSTDIENTERDMREMKNLLSKLRETMPLPLKNQDDSSLLNLTPYPLVRRRKRRFFGLCCLVSS